One segment of Desulfovibrio legallii DNA contains the following:
- the atpD gene encoding F0F1 ATP synthase subunit beta, whose amino-acid sequence MSKNIGKIVQVIGAVVDVEFSDGNLPNIFTALEIQNPNNSDAPDLICEVAQHLGDNVVRTIAMDATEGLVRGMDVVDTGKPIMVPVGKASVGRILNVIGRPVDELGPINAEKYYPIHRAAPAFTDQNTKVELLETGIKVVDLLVPFPKGGKMGLFGGAGVGKTVILMEMINNIAKQHGGSSVFAGVGERTREGNDLYNELQEAGVLERATLVYGQMNEPPGARARVALTALACAEYFRDEEHQDVLLFIDNIFRFTQAGSEVSALLGRMPSAVGYQPTLGTDLGSLQERITSTNEGSITSVQAVYVPADDLTDPAPATTFSHLDGTLVLSRQIAELGIYPAVDPLDSTSRILAPDVVGEEHYSVARRVQMVLQKYKELQDIIAILGMDELSDEDKLTVSRARRIQRFLSQPFHVAETFTGTPGQYVKLEDTIKGFKGILDGDYDHLAEGDFYMLGSIDQAVAKYEKRKQEESN is encoded by the coding sequence ATGAGCAAAAATATCGGTAAAATCGTTCAGGTTATCGGCGCCGTCGTGGACGTGGAGTTCAGCGACGGGAACCTGCCGAATATCTTCACCGCCCTGGAGATACAAAACCCGAACAACAGCGACGCCCCCGACCTCATCTGTGAGGTGGCGCAGCACCTGGGCGACAACGTGGTCCGCACCATTGCCATGGACGCCACCGAAGGTCTGGTGCGCGGCATGGACGTGGTGGACACGGGCAAGCCCATCATGGTGCCCGTGGGCAAGGCCTCTGTGGGGCGCATCCTCAACGTCATCGGCCGTCCGGTGGACGAGCTGGGCCCCATTAATGCTGAAAAATACTACCCCATCCACCGGGCCGCGCCGGCCTTCACCGACCAGAACACCAAGGTAGAGCTGCTCGAAACGGGCATCAAGGTGGTGGATCTGCTGGTGCCCTTCCCCAAGGGCGGCAAGATGGGTCTCTTCGGTGGCGCAGGCGTGGGCAAGACCGTTATCCTTATGGAGATGATCAACAACATCGCCAAGCAGCACGGCGGTTCGTCGGTGTTTGCCGGTGTGGGCGAGCGTACCCGTGAGGGCAACGACCTGTACAACGAGCTGCAGGAAGCCGGCGTGCTGGAACGCGCCACCTTGGTCTACGGGCAGATGAACGAGCCTCCGGGAGCCCGCGCCCGTGTGGCCCTGACCGCCCTGGCCTGCGCGGAATACTTCCGCGATGAGGAACACCAGGACGTGCTCCTGTTCATTGACAACATCTTCCGCTTCACCCAGGCCGGTTCGGAAGTGTCCGCTCTGCTGGGCCGCATGCCTTCGGCCGTGGGCTATCAGCCGACCCTGGGCACGGACCTTGGTTCTCTGCAGGAGCGCATCACCTCCACCAATGAAGGGTCCATCACCTCGGTGCAGGCCGTGTACGTGCCCGCCGACGACCTGACTGACCCGGCCCCGGCCACCACGTTTTCGCACCTGGACGGCACCCTTGTGCTCTCGCGCCAGATTGCGGAACTGGGCATCTACCCCGCGGTGGACCCGCTGGACTCCACCTCGCGCATCCTCGCCCCCGACGTCGTGGGCGAAGAGCACTACAGCGTGGCCCGGCGCGTGCAGATGGTGCTGCAGAAGTATAAAGAACTGCAGGATATCATCGCCATCCTGGGTATGGACGAGCTTTCTGATGAAGACAAGCTCACCGTGTCCCGCGCCCGGCGCATCCAGCGCTTCCTCTCCCAGCCCTTCCATGTGGCCGAAACCTTTACGGGTACGCCCGGCCAGTATGTAAAGCTGGAAGACACCATCAAGGGCTTCAAGGGCATTCTGGACGGCGACTACGACCACCTGGCTGAAGGCGACTTCTACATGCTGGGCAGTATTGACCAGGCAGTGGCCAAGTACGAAAAGCGCAAGCAGGAAGAAAGCAACTAA
- the atpH gene encoding ATP synthase F1 subunit delta, giving the protein MIDTVVARRYANAIFALGREEGDQALSAHGACLASLGEMLAAAPDLGQTLKSPVIGVEEKKAVLGKLLDKLKADQTMRNFCFLLADKERLAFLDEIAAWYGKMLDEAKGILRGQCITAVKLSNDKKANLKDALQKKAGADIELTFAVDKDILGGMVLKLGDRVLDASLRAQLGILRETFKRGE; this is encoded by the coding sequence TTGATCGACACTGTGGTTGCACGCAGATACGCCAACGCCATCTTCGCCCTGGGCAGGGAGGAAGGGGATCAAGCCCTGAGCGCGCACGGCGCGTGTCTTGCCTCTCTGGGCGAGATGCTTGCCGCCGCCCCGGACTTGGGCCAGACCCTCAAAAGCCCGGTCATCGGCGTAGAAGAAAAAAAGGCGGTGCTTGGCAAACTGCTGGACAAGCTCAAGGCCGACCAGACCATGCGCAATTTCTGCTTCCTGTTGGCGGACAAGGAACGGCTCGCCTTCCTTGACGAAATTGCGGCCTGGTACGGCAAAATGCTGGACGAGGCCAAGGGTATCCTCCGCGGACAGTGCATTACCGCGGTGAAACTTTCCAACGACAAAAAAGCCAACCTCAAGGACGCGCTGCAGAAAAAGGCTGGCGCGGACATTGAACTGACCTTTGCCGTGGATAAAGACATACTGGGGGGAATGGTGCTCAAGCTGGGGGATCGGGTGCTGGACGCAAGTCTGCGCGCGCAGTTGGGAATCCTTCGGGAGACATTCAAGAGGGGTGAATAG
- the proB gene encoding glutamate 5-kinase, with amino-acid sequence MTRIADWREERARTLAQARVVVVKVGSAVLADAHGLNVAVLTDLAAQLAALRALSVPGLAEPRRVVLVSSGAVAAGRAALAAHGQHVDTAGLAARQAAAAVGQGQLVRAWDKAFYAHGVPTAQVLLTRDDLRARQRFLNASNTFAELLHWGVLPVVNENDTVSVSELKFGDNDCLSSLLANLTGADLCINLTSSPGVLAANPEHNPQAPVLDHIDDVAALDLAQLCGGKTSVGTGGMYSKLLGARRAAQIGVPTYILPGREPQVILRALAAAGVCTTPAGYGPLDGGTWVQAGQQPIPRRKFWLAYQSDPAGSVQVDAGAAKALRQQGGSLLPGGVHGVEGAFQQGALVRVLHQGRSLGVGLSNYSAAELKKIMGLKRHEVAAILGDAHYPEVIHRDNFLLDAV; translated from the coding sequence ATGACGCGGATTGCCGATTGGCGGGAAGAACGCGCCCGCACTCTGGCCCAGGCCCGGGTTGTGGTGGTCAAGGTGGGCAGCGCCGTACTGGCTGACGCTCACGGGCTTAACGTCGCCGTGCTTACGGATTTGGCCGCGCAGCTGGCGGCTTTGCGGGCCTTGTCCGTGCCTGGGTTGGCCGAACCTCGGCGCGTGGTGCTGGTTTCCTCCGGCGCGGTGGCAGCGGGGCGCGCGGCCTTGGCCGCCCATGGGCAGCATGTGGATACCGCGGGCCTGGCCGCCCGTCAGGCCGCCGCCGCTGTGGGGCAGGGGCAACTGGTGCGCGCCTGGGACAAGGCCTTTTACGCCCACGGTGTGCCTACGGCGCAAGTGCTGCTCACCCGCGACGATCTGCGCGCTCGACAGCGCTTTCTCAACGCCAGCAACACCTTTGCGGAACTGTTGCACTGGGGCGTGCTGCCCGTAGTCAATGAGAACGACACGGTTTCCGTGAGTGAACTCAAATTCGGCGATAACGACTGTCTGTCCAGCCTGCTGGCCAATCTGACTGGCGCGGACCTCTGCATCAACCTTACTTCTTCGCCGGGTGTACTGGCCGCCAATCCGGAGCACAACCCGCAGGCCCCTGTGCTGGATCACATTGACGATGTGGCCGCCCTGGACCTGGCCCAGCTCTGCGGCGGCAAAACTTCTGTAGGCACGGGCGGCATGTATTCCAAACTGCTGGGCGCGCGCCGCGCCGCACAGATCGGCGTGCCCACCTATATTTTGCCCGGCCGCGAGCCCCAGGTCATTCTCCGCGCCCTGGCGGCCGCCGGAGTCTGCACAACGCCTGCGGGCTACGGGCCGCTGGATGGCGGCACCTGGGTACAGGCTGGGCAACAGCCCATCCCCCGACGCAAATTCTGGCTGGCCTACCAGTCCGACCCCGCCGGCAGCGTGCAGGTGGACGCGGGCGCGGCCAAGGCCCTGCGCCAGCAGGGCGGCAGCTTGCTGCCCGGCGGCGTGCATGGGGTAGAAGGCGCATTTCAGCAAGGGGCATTGGTGCGCGTGCTGCACCAGGGACGCAGCCTGGGCGTGGGCCTGAGCAATTACAGCGCTGCAGAGCTCAAAAAAATTATGGGCCTCAAACGTCACGAGGTGGCCGCTATTCTGGGCGACGCCCATTACCCGGAGGTTATCCACCGTGACAACTTCCTGCTGGATGCGGTCTGA
- a CDS encoding F0F1 ATP synthase subunit gamma: MASLKDVKMKIVGVGKTKQITKAMNMVASARLRGAQARIERFRPYAEKYRDVLAELARKVEGNAHPLLAEHEEKKHCAIVLVTSDRGLCGSFNGNIIAMALRLAKEKAAEGMEVSFVCVGRKGRDAARTAGHAITTAYGDRMGSIDFALASSVAQEVIHGYETLALDEVWLVHGEFMSMGHQPPKSLRLLPLQTPQAAEDEEQAGEARCEYVYEPQEEQLLAELLPRYVKVQVYRGLLDTSASEHAARMAAMDNATRNCNELINSLTLLYNKTRQASITSELIDIVGGAEALNG, translated from the coding sequence ATGGCTTCACTCAAAGACGTCAAAATGAAGATCGTGGGGGTCGGCAAGACCAAGCAGATAACCAAGGCCATGAACATGGTGGCCTCGGCTAGGCTGCGCGGCGCCCAGGCCCGCATTGAGCGCTTCAGGCCGTACGCGGAGAAATACCGCGACGTGCTGGCCGAACTGGCCCGCAAGGTGGAGGGCAACGCCCACCCCCTGTTGGCCGAGCATGAGGAAAAGAAGCACTGCGCCATTGTGCTGGTGACCTCCGACCGCGGCCTGTGCGGGAGCTTCAACGGCAATATCATTGCCATGGCTCTCAGACTGGCCAAGGAAAAAGCCGCAGAAGGCATGGAGGTGAGCTTCGTGTGCGTGGGCCGCAAGGGCCGCGACGCGGCCCGCACCGCCGGGCATGCCATCACCACGGCCTATGGCGACCGCATGGGCAGCATCGACTTTGCGCTGGCAAGTTCCGTAGCTCAGGAAGTCATCCACGGCTACGAAACCCTGGCCCTTGACGAGGTGTGGCTGGTACACGGCGAGTTTATGTCCATGGGGCATCAACCGCCGAAGAGCCTGCGCCTGCTGCCCCTGCAGACCCCGCAGGCCGCTGAGGACGAGGAGCAGGCCGGTGAAGCCCGCTGCGAATATGTGTACGAACCGCAGGAAGAGCAGTTGTTGGCGGAGCTTTTGCCCCGCTATGTGAAGGTGCAGGTTTACCGTGGCCTGCTGGACACGTCGGCCAGCGAGCACGCCGCCCGCATGGCCGCCATGGACAACGCCACGCGCAACTGCAACGAACTGATCAACTCCCTTACCCTGCTCTACAACAAGACGCGGCAGGCTTCCATCACCAGCGAACTCATCGACATCGTCGGCGGCGCTGAAGCGCTGAATGGTTAA
- a CDS encoding CopG family ribbon-helix-helix protein, translating into MQQNIATTPASVKLPNPLRERIKSLADARNQSAHAIMLQAIENYVEREEKREALRQEAKAAHEHYMQTGLHLTNAEVVEWMDKIIQGEKVPMPKCHI; encoded by the coding sequence ATGCAACAAAATATAGCAACAACGCCCGCTTCTGTAAAACTCCCCAATCCCCTGCGCGAGCGCATTAAAAGCCTTGCTGACGCCCGGAACCAATCCGCGCACGCCATTATGCTGCAAGCCATAGAGAACTATGTCGAGCGGGAAGAAAAACGGGAAGCTTTGCGCCAGGAAGCCAAAGCCGCACATGAGCATTATATGCAAACCGGCCTGCATCTGACAAACGCTGAAGTCGTCGAATGGATGGATAAGATTATTCAGGGCGAAAAGGTGCCCATGCCCAAATGTCATATCTAG
- a CDS encoding type II toxin-antitoxin system RelE/ParE family toxin: MSYLVHWTDNATAGLEKAYLFLADKSEEAAIGAIKAIREKVLLLEQFPNAGRPADDMEPEYRELLIPFGGAGYVLVYEVLGNSVYILALKHQKEAGYYEAGS, from the coding sequence ATGTCATATCTAGTTCATTGGACGGATAACGCCACTGCCGGGCTGGAAAAGGCATATCTGTTCCTGGCAGACAAAAGCGAAGAGGCCGCCATCGGCGCAATCAAGGCCATTCGGGAAAAAGTGCTGCTTCTTGAGCAGTTTCCCAATGCTGGCCGTCCTGCCGATGACATGGAACCGGAATACCGGGAGTTACTCATCCCCTTTGGCGGTGCCGGATACGTACTGGTCTACGAAGTGCTGGGCAACTCGGTCTACATTCTGGCGCTAAAACATCAGAAAGAAGCCGGATATTACGAAGCCGGCAGCTGA
- a CDS encoding ATP synthase F0 subunit B — protein sequence MSKWKHAGFILPLFCVAAALVLLPQAACASEGHAAPRWSDFGWRVLNFVIFAGILWYFVGGLAKRYFKNRRQGIKDSLDGLEQRRAQAKTQLAEVETRIANLNAEREAILAESRTQAEALKQGIVEEARRQAAQIVEQARLTAENEGRAVFAQVRSAIADEIVDATAKALSARLTAEEHDKLIANSLNKVVLH from the coding sequence TTGAGCAAATGGAAACACGCGGGGTTTATCCTGCCGCTTTTCTGCGTCGCTGCGGCGCTGGTGCTGCTGCCCCAGGCAGCCTGCGCCAGTGAAGGCCACGCGGCGCCGCGCTGGAGCGACTTCGGCTGGCGTGTGCTCAACTTCGTGATCTTTGCGGGTATCCTCTGGTACTTTGTGGGCGGGTTGGCCAAGCGCTATTTCAAAAACCGCCGGCAGGGCATCAAGGATTCTCTGGACGGTCTTGAGCAGCGCCGTGCGCAGGCCAAGACCCAACTGGCCGAGGTGGAAACGCGCATCGCCAACCTCAATGCGGAGCGGGAGGCCATTCTGGCCGAAAGCCGCACCCAGGCCGAAGCCCTGAAGCAGGGCATTGTGGAAGAGGCGCGGCGTCAGGCGGCCCAGATTGTGGAACAGGCGCGCCTTACCGCCGAAAACGAGGGCCGTGCCGTGTTCGCCCAGGTGCGCTCCGCCATCGCCGACGAGATCGTGGACGCCACGGCCAAAGCCCTGAGCGCACGCCTCACGGCGGAAGAACACGACAAGCTGATCGCCAACTCGCTTAACAAGGTGGTGCTCCATTGA
- the atpA gene encoding F0F1 ATP synthase subunit alpha, which yields MQIKAEEISKIIEDQIKNYEQRVEMSETGTVLYVGDGIARVYGVQNAMSMELLEFPGGVMGMVLNLEADNVGVALLGPDVGIKEGDPVKRTGKIFSVPVGDKVMGRVLNPLGEPIDGLGPVEAEHVRPVEIKAPGIIARKSVHEPMPTGLKAIDAMTPIGRGQRELIIGDRQTGKTAVCIDAILAQKETDIHCFYVAIGQKKSSVALVADTLRRYGAMEYTTIISATASDPAPLQYIAAYTGCTMAEHYRNNGKHALIIYDDLSKQAVAYRQMSLLLRRPPGREAFPGDVFYLHSRLLERAAKVSDKLGAGSMTALPIIETQAGDVSAYIPTNVISITDGQVYLEPNLFNAGVRPAINVGLSVSRVGGAAQIKAMKQVAGTMRLDLAQYRELAAFAQFGSDLDKGTKAKLERGARLVELLKQPQYQPMPAHEQVASIYAATRGYMDDVPVESVRKFEADMLTFLRDTRKDVLDAIKDKKVIDEAVEKALTEAITAFKQGWTA from the coding sequence ATGCAGATCAAAGCGGAAGAGATAAGCAAGATCATTGAGGATCAAATCAAAAACTACGAGCAGCGCGTAGAAATGAGCGAAACCGGCACCGTGCTCTACGTCGGTGACGGCATCGCCCGCGTGTACGGCGTACAGAACGCCATGTCCATGGAGTTGCTGGAGTTCCCCGGCGGCGTCATGGGCATGGTGCTCAACCTGGAAGCCGACAACGTGGGTGTGGCGCTGCTCGGACCGGACGTGGGCATCAAAGAAGGCGACCCGGTCAAACGTACGGGCAAGATTTTCTCCGTGCCCGTAGGCGACAAGGTCATGGGCCGCGTCCTCAACCCGTTGGGCGAACCCATCGACGGCCTCGGCCCCGTTGAGGCCGAACATGTCCGCCCGGTGGAAATCAAGGCCCCCGGCATCATCGCCCGTAAGAGCGTGCACGAACCCATGCCCACGGGCCTCAAGGCCATCGACGCCATGACGCCCATCGGCCGCGGTCAGCGCGAGCTGATCATCGGCGACCGCCAGACGGGCAAAACGGCCGTGTGTATCGACGCCATTCTGGCCCAGAAAGAGACGGACATTCACTGCTTCTACGTGGCCATCGGCCAAAAGAAGTCTTCCGTCGCCCTGGTGGCCGACACCCTGCGCCGCTACGGCGCCATGGAGTACACCACCATCATCTCGGCCACGGCCTCCGACCCCGCGCCTTTGCAGTACATTGCGGCCTACACCGGTTGCACCATGGCCGAGCACTACCGCAATAACGGCAAACACGCCCTGATCATTTACGACGACCTTTCCAAGCAGGCTGTGGCCTACCGCCAGATGTCCCTGCTGCTCCGTCGTCCTCCGGGACGTGAAGCCTTCCCCGGCGACGTCTTCTACCTGCACTCGCGCCTTCTGGAACGCGCGGCCAAGGTGAGCGACAAACTGGGCGCGGGTTCCATGACGGCGCTGCCCATCATCGAAACTCAGGCGGGCGACGTTTCGGCGTATATCCCCACCAACGTGATTTCCATCACCGACGGTCAGGTGTACCTGGAACCCAACCTGTTCAACGCCGGCGTGCGCCCGGCCATCAACGTGGGCCTTTCCGTGTCCCGCGTGGGCGGCGCAGCCCAGATCAAGGCCATGAAGCAGGTGGCCGGCACCATGCGTCTGGACCTGGCCCAGTACCGCGAACTGGCGGCCTTCGCTCAGTTTGGTTCGGACCTGGACAAGGGCACCAAGGCCAAGCTCGAGCGCGGCGCACGTCTGGTGGAGCTGCTCAAGCAGCCCCAGTACCAGCCCATGCCCGCCCATGAGCAGGTGGCCTCCATCTATGCCGCCACGCGCGGCTATATGGACGACGTGCCGGTGGAATCCGTGCGCAAGTTTGAAGCCGACATGCTCACCTTCCTGCGCGACACCAGGAAGGACGTGCTGGACGCCATCAAGGACAAAAAGGTCATTGACGAGGCAGTGGAGAAAGCGCTGACCGAAGCCATCACAGCCTTCAAACAGGGCTGGACGGCCTAG
- a CDS encoding F0F1 ATP synthase subunit epsilon, translating into MGTLQLEVVTPDKTVVSCPVEMAVCPGVQGEFGVLPKHVSLLSALKIGGLRYKSEGKEEHVFISGGFADVNNDVLTVLAESAELAANIDAARAMAAKERAEKRLSSHDEAVDTVRAEAALQRAVTRLHLTQVR; encoded by the coding sequence ATGGGTACGCTGCAACTGGAAGTGGTAACGCCGGACAAAACCGTAGTGAGCTGCCCGGTAGAGATGGCTGTGTGCCCCGGCGTGCAGGGCGAATTCGGCGTGTTGCCCAAGCACGTCTCTCTGCTTTCGGCCCTGAAAATCGGGGGCCTGCGCTACAAGAGCGAAGGCAAGGAGGAGCATGTCTTTATTTCCGGCGGCTTTGCCGATGTAAACAACGACGTGCTCACCGTGCTGGCCGAATCCGCAGAACTGGCCGCGAATATTGATGCAGCCAGGGCCATGGCCGCCAAAGAACGAGCTGAAAAACGCCTGAGCAGCCATGACGAGGCTGTGGACACGGTGCGGGCCGAAGCGGCCCTGCAACGGGCCGTTACCCGTCTGCATCTGACGCAGGTGCGGTAA
- the rpmA gene encoding 50S ribosomal protein L27 gives MAHKKAGGSSRNGRDSAGQRRGVKRFGGQNVLAGNILVRQLGTTVYPGANVGMGRDFTLFAKVDGVVRFEKYLRKRRVLTRVHVEAPEG, from the coding sequence ATGGCTCATAAAAAAGCAGGCGGCTCTTCGCGCAACGGTCGCGACAGCGCCGGTCAACGGCGCGGCGTCAAGCGTTTCGGCGGTCAGAACGTGCTCGCCGGCAACATCCTGGTTCGGCAGCTGGGCACCACCGTGTACCCCGGCGCCAATGTGGGTATGGGCAGGGATTTCACCTTGTTTGCCAAGGTGGACGGTGTGGTGCGCTTTGAAAAATATCTGCGCAAGCGCCGCGTGCTCACCCGCGTGCATGTGGAAGCGCCCGAAGGCTAA
- the obgE gene encoding GTPase ObgE, translating to MRFVDEARIEVRAGKGGHGCISFRREKFVPRGGPDGGNGGDGGSVLLKADGRLLSLYDFRLKRLYEAQSGRPGQGSQCDGKKGEDLVLHLPVGTLVYLEDQAGERLLADLSDPEALVTVAAGGRGGKGNEHFKSSTMRAPRFAQPGEPGEIRQLRLELKILADAGLIGLPNAGKSTFISRVSAARPKIAAYPFTTLTPNLGVMINDVDPDKRLVLADIPGLIEGAHQGQGLGLRFLKHVERTRFLVHILSAEDMDDADPWAGFTLINEELRRFDPDLAQRRQVEVVNKIDLLTPEQLAALEARATADGRRVFFISARDGLGLEPLVDELWRLRDSAEPHTPLVHPQESVQVADEEFPEIEVIYTRE from the coding sequence ATGCGTTTTGTTGATGAAGCGCGCATTGAAGTGCGCGCGGGCAAGGGCGGCCACGGCTGCATCTCCTTCCGGCGCGAAAAATTCGTGCCCCGCGGCGGCCCGGACGGCGGCAATGGCGGCGACGGTGGCAGCGTGCTGCTCAAGGCCGACGGACGTCTGCTTTCTCTCTATGATTTCCGTCTCAAGCGCCTGTATGAAGCCCAGAGCGGCCGTCCTGGACAGGGCAGCCAGTGCGACGGCAAAAAAGGCGAGGATTTGGTGCTGCATCTGCCCGTGGGCACGCTGGTCTATCTGGAGGACCAGGCAGGCGAACGCCTGCTGGCCGACCTCAGCGACCCCGAAGCCCTGGTGACCGTGGCCGCAGGCGGGCGCGGCGGCAAGGGCAACGAGCACTTCAAATCTTCCACCATGCGCGCGCCACGCTTTGCCCAGCCCGGAGAACCGGGCGAAATCCGCCAGTTGCGGCTGGAGCTGAAAATTCTGGCCGACGCCGGGCTCATCGGTTTGCCCAATGCGGGCAAATCCACCTTTATCAGCCGCGTTTCGGCGGCCCGGCCCAAAATTGCCGCCTACCCTTTTACGACTCTGACCCCCAACCTGGGCGTTATGATCAATGATGTGGATCCGGACAAGCGCCTGGTGCTGGCCGACATCCCTGGCCTTATTGAGGGCGCGCATCAGGGGCAGGGGCTGGGGCTGCGCTTCCTCAAGCATGTGGAGCGCACGCGCTTTTTGGTCCACATTCTCAGCGCCGAGGACATGGACGACGCCGACCCTTGGGCCGGCTTCACCCTCATCAACGAAGAGCTGCGCCGTTTTGATCCGGATCTGGCGCAACGTCGCCAGGTGGAGGTTGTCAACAAAATTGACCTGCTGACGCCGGAACAACTGGCGGCCCTGGAGGCCCGCGCCACGGCCGACGGGCGGCGGGTTTTTTTCATTTCGGCCCGCGACGGCCTGGGGCTGGAGCCTTTGGTGGACGAACTGTGGCGGCTGCGCGACAGCGCGGAACCCCATACGCCCCTGGTGCATCCGCAGGAGTCCGTGCAGGTGGCGGATGAAGAATTTCCTGAAATTGAGGTCATCTACACCAGAGAGTAA
- a CDS encoding ATP synthase F0 subunit B encodes MLDLNVTLVFQLANFFIAVYVLNILLIRPIRAIIKKRNGILEGMEEEAGSFEYQASERLTNYEAELTRARQDAGLQREEGRAAGVTEQQQIVGEAQKGARDILTETRAALEAQAAATLAELRGKVDGLSARLADRLLKG; translated from the coding sequence ATGCTGGACCTGAACGTTACACTGGTGTTTCAGCTGGCGAACTTTTTTATCGCTGTGTATGTGCTTAATATCCTCCTTATCCGGCCGATCCGCGCCATTATCAAAAAACGCAACGGCATCCTGGAAGGTATGGAAGAAGAAGCCGGCTCCTTTGAGTATCAGGCTTCCGAGCGTCTTACCAACTATGAGGCCGAGCTGACCCGCGCCCGTCAGGACGCCGGGCTGCAGCGCGAGGAAGGCCGGGCGGCCGGCGTGACGGAGCAGCAGCAGATCGTGGGCGAAGCGCAAAAGGGCGCCCGCGACATTCTGACTGAAACGCGCGCCGCGCTGGAGGCTCAGGCCGCCGCAACCCTTGCGGAGCTGCGCGGGAAGGTGGACGGTCTTTCGGCGCGTCTGGCCGACAGGCTGCTCAAGGGCTAG
- the rplU gene encoding 50S ribosomal protein L21, whose translation MYAIIETGGKQYRVEEGSKIVVEKLAAQSGSEISLDKVLLLGGDACKVGAPYVDGAAVTAEVVAQGRGPKIKVFKRWRRNDSRKMRGHRQECTTLRVKSING comes from the coding sequence ATGTACGCGATTATCGAGACCGGCGGCAAACAGTACCGCGTCGAAGAAGGTTCCAAGATTGTTGTGGAAAAGCTCGCGGCTCAGAGCGGCAGCGAGATTTCCCTGGACAAGGTGCTGCTGCTGGGCGGCGATGCCTGCAAGGTGGGCGCCCCCTATGTGGACGGCGCGGCCGTCACCGCCGAGGTGGTGGCCCAGGGGCGCGGCCCCAAGATCAAGGTGTTCAAGCGCTGGCGGCGCAATGATTCGCGCAAAATGCGCGGACACCGGCAGGAGTGCACCACCCTGCGCGTCAAAAGCATCAACGGCTAA
- a CDS encoding transposase, whose translation MNKRKNHAPAFKAKVALAALSGERTITELSSESGVHQTQIHRWVKQLKESAPGIFAGEIKTEEAKKERELHELYAKIGQLTVERDFLAQAWGKRGASPAGKAWFSMTMPRSASSGSAVYSVFPAPACSIRPRANMA comes from the coding sequence ATGAACAAGCGTAAAAATCACGCCCCAGCCTTTAAGGCGAAGGTGGCCTTGGCAGCTCTTTCCGGTGAAAGGACCATCACGGAATTGAGTTCTGAGTCCGGCGTCCACCAGACGCAAATCCATCGGTGGGTCAAGCAACTCAAAGAATCGGCCCCGGGCATATTTGCTGGTGAAATCAAGACAGAAGAAGCCAAAAAAGAAAGAGAGCTGCACGAGTTGTATGCCAAAATTGGCCAACTCACCGTGGAGCGAGATTTTTTAGCACAAGCCTGGGGGAAGCGGGGAGCGTCTCCCGCAGGCAAGGCATGGTTCAGCATGACCATGCCACGCTCAGCATCGTCCGGCAGTGCGGTTTACTCTGTATTTCCCGCTCCGGCCTGTAGTATACGCCCAAGGGCGAACATGGCATAA